In Apis cerana isolate GH-2021 linkage group LG6, AcerK_1.0, whole genome shotgun sequence, the following are encoded in one genomic region:
- the LOC107994077 gene encoding transmembrane protein 131 isoform X1 gives MTELKVLYCIVLLTFFELTSQIRPSLHGHNNAFVQDDNDVQYLLDNIPISMHKDFTNTVQGAGDTTSEEDKTQDSLSYVYFEPHILDFKERQLGIPHQETVILFNRDHNKTIHLLSISGNTRHFHSSFFRNKVIPPLRNTTFDVVFLGREEGDIDTHLFIHTADGTVKYQVKGISVSSPYRLRPVVGVKLPLNATFTPLIYMHNPHAEALQVLEVYSSGGEFQLELPSGEAEGSRELWEIPPYQTKPIIRLHFNAYTEKNHTAYIRLKINNTSEVLVVTVEVEVKSGAGLHWGGSSGVINLGMGGSLQPPIQYPIALKNSAKKPIKVMNIISTPVSKALKLHFEQAVIPGDTDIPIAIGALIYDWKTGLELQHFKGKLVIKAIGSGGSSQKLTIPWIAQVLQGGLEVNASITHYCSLQSNQTRNFSVVNKFKLPLAITNVTMSSHVKTVFTIKNFIPRVIKPEQKVNIFSLQLAKDRKTDNVKMESSILIHSNVSVTEVPLLSYDGKVRKIVPEERENDEGTMNFGTVGSGTENEAIFALENQNPINIDLHGWGVNMPGAVLELMGCQRGPADLLDKELRNITVCSHTGNQYIKPGHLAIFKIKVKTPIVEEDTIVGDVFVRTTYERFILPVYMRVAHGRISLKKLIFTDCFPGSICVQQVKVYSTFVKPMQVTQITPMNKDNRIKYIPLEEASMPVITKGENYIGSVRIEPSVTCKHYCYLGLSLDSNAGKQWLNTLALPSHTRDSDLNLLNTRYTRFLNSTGGRSWDNVTMRLDTTEVRGHKFYLNIKPHWPSLLTGFGNSKNKVALVFPLTQIGNTSHNTIKIYNPSINPLIIQLVMDWNYPQGTRLYHSLPAKFKFTCVECGSTIAEEFKLEESIADKERFEREWDITIASQSIPLYLKPSESRTIQISYTPFSASLSSALLYIRNNMTILEVLRVMGQGANAQFRFGNRKPGSTTPLLFELADKHLKDCERERFKRNSAPNLTVKRSFMARNTGELPIEVYDFYINGLRCEGYGFKVLNCMPFKLNPNATKKVEIAFTPDFTLSRIERKLLISTSLGSDSDIEDGIVILNLLATLPPHSLEVCTAVLARPSWEYAVQWAAISLSSILLICVLAISFLEADRILRGALASFSRESSVQPPLDLRLLSHMPLHSTQDSISLKEKLINEEKQKIVKREEYPDWALMNVKKYKDKDNIQKGLKIPDWSADEERRFKLDTETKDILSFKRCEESTLDNSNIISNITFGAKKRNNKKQNNVQEVQTDNCVAENVFSDIQGTQEKKYTINTFTKTSPVTNRKGKSNQTINIKTETKLVDHEVQVDTTGLLNNTRNNKLDNKKKQTTVGNSNNGHVSFKKFESNSNQRNIHLSEEETSSTTTESSVQDDSPLCKNFDQSCGKSDKLQRKSNVTKKTKPQSITSVPCVDYRDNYEGDCDDDEYDKERHNNPNRWKTNTRSTMKHHIHATRTVESSFKLPRQNKNPPRKDKASQKRRGIDKGHIKTTTLNGNVNQKEDSIRTLGAISTPLPPPPSCWGENRARFSDVVARNQENISPFSNLNKLHKTQTTHNIPMVFNNDTKDLDYTKQQSNQELISRTKEYRMISKSPSLCIQSVEKEKPLSHDSLKIQNSSQHSNSYFINAFTEPPFERELIPYDDLPETDEPLMELESPEEDTRCQLWEDNNPMLKLLSDSTNGFQLESPKSSEKPPMLTDTLKDNWVTVETNWEPLYTRAAVGEERSGVWGINTGGVWAAGPWGAATPPVVSQLSSLQTETDTQERSGFDPFRSLSTIWTPSSSESWKKKHED, from the exons ATGACTGAGTTAAAAGTACTTTATTGTATCGTCTTGTTAACGTTTTTCGAGTTGACGTCACAAATTCGACCGTCCTTACATGGGCACAATAAtg cctTCGTACAGGATGACAATGATGTTCAATATCTTTTGGACAACATACCAATATCTATGCATAAG gaTTTTACTAATACAGTACAGGGAGCTGG gGATACAACATCAGAGGAAGATAAAACACAAGATTCATTAtcttatgtttattttgaacCACATATTTTGGACTTTAAAGAGAG acaACTTGGTATACCCCATCAAGAAACTGTGATCTTATTTAATAGAGATCATAATAAAACAATCCATCTTTTATCAATATCTGGAAATACACGTCATTTCCattcatcattttttcgaaataaa gTAATTCCACCATTGAGGAACACAACATTTGATGTTGTTTTTCTTGGTCGTGAAGAAGGTGATATTGATACACatctttttatacatacaGCAGATGGAACTGTGAAATATCAA gtAAAAGGAATAAGTGTCAGTAGTCCATATCGACTCAGACCTGTAGTAGGTGTTAAATTACCTTTAAATGCAACATTTACTCCacttatatatatgcacaatCCACATGCAGAAGCTTTACAA gtaTTAGAGGTATATAGTAGTGGTGGAGAATTTCAATTAGAATTGCCATCAGGAGAAGCAGAAGGATCACGTGAACTATGGGAAATCCCACCATATCAAACAAAACCTATCATAAGACTACATTTTAATGCTTACACAGAAAAAAACCATACTGCATATATTAG acttaaaataaataatacatcagAAGTACTTGTTGTAACAGTCGAAGTTGAAGTGAAAAGTGGTGCTGGTCTTCATTGGGGTGGGAGTTCTGGAGTAATCAATTTAGGTATGGGAGGTTCATTACAACCTCCTATTCAATATCCTATTGCTTTGAAAAATTCAGCAAAAAAGCCAATAAAAGTTAtg aatataattaGTACACCAGTTTCTAAAGCATTAAAACTTCATTTCGAGCAAGCGGTAATTCCAGGAGATACTGATATACCAATTGCTATAGGagcattaatttatgatt gGAAGACTGGTTTAGAATTACAAcattttaaaggaaaattagTGATAAAAGCTATAGGTTCGGGTGGTTCTAGTCAAAAATTAACAATCCCATGGATAGCACAAGTTTTACAAGGTGGATTAGAAGTAAACGCATCAATTACGCATTATTGTTCTCTCCAATCTAATCAAACACGAAATTTTAGcgttgttaataaatttaaattaccatTAGCTATTACAAATGTTACAATGTCATCACATGTAAAAACAGTTTTTACA ataaaaaattttattccaagagTAATAAAACCAGAACAAAaagtgaatatattttcattacaacTCGCAAAAGATAGGAAAACTGATAATGTGAAAATGGaatcatcaattttaattcattcaaatGTTTCTGTAACTGAAGTTCCATTATTAAGTTATGAtggaaaagtaagaaaaattgttcctGAAGAACGAGAAAATGATGAGGGTACAATGAATTTTGGTACTGTGGGAAGTGGAACTGAAAACGAAGCTATTTTTGCTTTGGAAAATCAAAATCCAATTAACATAGATTTACATGGATGGGGAGTTAACATGCCTGGTGCAGTATTAGAACTTATGGGCTGTCAAAGAGGTCCAGctgatttattagataaagaaCTTCGTAATATAACTGTATGCAGTCATACAGGCAAT caaTACATAAAACCTGGTCATTtagctatttttaaaattaaagtaaaaactCCGATAGTTGAGGAAGATACAATTGTGGGTGATGTATTCGTTAGGACAACttatgaaagatttattttaccaGTTTATATGCGTGTTGCACATGGAAGAATTTCTctgaaaaaacttatttttacgGATTGTTTtcct gGGTCAATTTGCGTACAGCAAGTTAAGGTATATTCAACATTTGTAAAACCCATGCAAGTAACTCAAATCACACCTATGAATaaagataatagaataaaatatataccttTAGAAGAAGCATCAATGCCTGTTATAACAAAAggtgaaaattatattggtTCAGTAAGAATTGAACCATCAGTGACATGCAaacattattgttatttaggCTTATCATTGGATAGTAAtg CTGGTAAACAGTGGTTGAATACTTTGGCCCTTCCTTCACATACAAGAGATTCtgacttaaatttattaaatactagATACACACGTTTTCTTAATTCTACAGGCGGTCGTTCTTGGGATAATGTTACGATGCGCTTAGATACAACAGAAGTTCGTGGgcacaaattttatttgaatataaaaccACATTGGCCCAGTTTATTGACTGGTTTTggtaatagtaaaaataaagtcGCTTTAGTATTTCCTTTGACACAAATTGGAAATACATctcataatacaattaaaatatataatccaaGCATCAAtcctttaataatacaattagttATGGATTGGAATTATCCACAAGGAACAAGACTTTATCATTCATTACCTGCTAA GTTTAAATTTACATGTGTAGAATGTGGATCTACAATTGCAGAAGAATTCAAACTAGAAGAAAGTATAGCAGATAAAGAAAGATTTGAAAGAGAATGGGATATTACAATAGCATCACAATCAattcctttatatttaaaacctTCTGAATCAAGAACtattcaaatatcatataCACCTTTCTCAGCATCTTTATCATCtgcacttttatatattag aaataatATGACTATTTTGGAAGTATTACGTGTTATGGGACAAGGAGCAAATGCACAATTTAGATTTGGAAATCGAAAACCAGGTTCTACTACACCTTTATTATTTGAACTTGCGGATAAACATCTTAAAGATTGTGAAC gAGAAcgatttaaacgaaattcGGCTCCAAATCTGACAGTTAAGAGATCTTTTATGGCAAGAAATACAGGAGAACTTCCTATAGAAGtttacgatttttatattaacggCTTACGTTGCGAAGGATATGGTTTCAAGGTATTGAATTGCATGCCATTTAAATTGAATCCAAATGCCACGAAAAAAGTGGAAATAGCATTTACGCCAGATTTCACTTTGTCACGTATCGAAAGAAAACTTTTGATATCTACAAGTTTAGGCTCTGATAGTGATATCGAAGATGGCATAGTAATACTTAATTTACTCGCTACACTTCCTCCACATTCTTTGGAAGTTTGCACAGCTGTACTTGCGAGACCCTCATGGGAATATGCAGTGCAATGGGCAGCTATAAGTCTTTCatcaatattgttaatatgtGTTCTCgcaatttcatttcttgaaGCGGATCGAATATTACGGGGAGCTTTAGCTAGCTTTTCAAGAGAAAGTTCAGTTCAACCACCGCTAGATTTAAGACTATTATCACACATGCCTTTACATTCAACGCAAGATtcgatttctttaaaagagaaattaataaatgaagaaaaacaaaaaatagtgAAAAGAGAGGAATATCCAGATTGGGCATTgatgaatgtaaaaaaatataaggataaagataatatacaaaaaggattaaaaattcctGATTGGTCTGCAGATGAGGAACGCAGATTTAAATTGGATACCGAGACGAAAGATATATTGTCCTTTAAACGATGCGAAGAATCGACATTAGATAATAGCAACATTATAAGCAATATTACATTTGGTgccaagaaaagaaataataaaaagcaaaataatGTACAAGAGGTTCAAACAGATAATTGTGTTGCAGAAAATGTGTTTTCAGATATTCAAGGaactcaagaaaaaaaatatactataaatacatttacgaAGACAAGTCCTGTAACGAATAGGAAAGGAAAGTCTaatcaaacaataaatattaaaacagaaACTAAGCTGGTCGATCATGAAGTTCAAGTTGATACTACAGGACTTCTTAATAAtactcgaaataataaattagataataaaaaaaaacaaactacTGTTGGAAATAGCAATAATGGTCAtgtatctttcaaaaaattcgagTCAAATAGTAATCAAAGGAACATTCATCTTTCTGAAGAAGAAACATCATCTACAACAACGGAAAGTTCTGTTCAAGATGATTCTCCCCTATGTAAG aattttgatcaatcTTGTGGAAAATCTGataaattacaaagaaaaagtaatgtaACTAAAAAGACTAAGCCCCAATCAATTACTTCTGTGCCATGTGTAGATTATAGAGATAATTATGAAGGTGATTGTGATGATGATGAATATGATAAAGAAAGACATAATAATCCAAATAGATGGAAAACAAATACAAGATCTACTATGAAACATCATATTCATGCAACACGTACGGTTGAGTCATCTTTCAAATTACCTcggcaaaataaaaatcctcCTAGAAAAGATAAAGCATCTCAAAAACGTCGGGGCATTGATAAAGgacatataaaaa caaCAACATTAAATGGAAATGTTAATCAAAAAGAAGATTCAATACGTACGCTAGGAGCAATTTCTACTCCAttgccaccaccaccatcatgTTGGGGTGAAAATCGAGCTAGATTTAGCGATGTCGTAGCAcgaaatcaagaaaatatttcgccgttttcgaatttaaataagttaCATAAAACTCAAACCACGCATAATATACCAATGGTCTTCAATAATGATACCAAAGATTTAGATTATACGAAACAGCAATCGAATCAAGAATTAATATCGAGAACGAAAGAATACAGAATGATATCAAAATCTCCATCTCTTTGTATTCAAtctgttgaaaaagaaaagccaCTCAGTCATGATTCATTGAAGATACAAAATAGTTCGCAACATTCAAATAGTTATTTCATAAATGCCTTCACGGAACCACCG TTCGAACGAGAATTGATTCCATATGATGATCTTCCAGAAACTGATGAACCATTAATGGAATTAGAAAGTCCAGAAGAAGATACACGATGTCAGTTATGGGAAGACAATAATCCTAtgcttaaattattatctgatAGTACAAATGGATTTCAATTGGAATCGCCAAAATCTTCAGAAAAACCTCCAATGCTAACAGATACATTAAaag ataattggGTAACAGTTGAAACAAATTGGGAACCCTTATATACTAGAGCAGCAgtaggagaagaaagaagcggTGTTTGGGGAATAAATACAGGGGGTGTATGGGCTGCTGGTCCATGGGGTGCAGCTACGCCACCTGTAGTTTCACAATTATCTTCATTACAAACAGAAACGGATAcacaa gaaAGATCAGGTTTTGATCCATTTCGTTCACTCAGTACAATATGGACGCCATCATCTTCAGAgtcttggaaaaaaaaacatgaagaCTAA
- the LOC107994077 gene encoding transmembrane protein 131 isoform X2 — protein MTELKVLYCIVLLTFFELTSQIRPSLHGHNNAFVQDDNDVQYLLDNIPISMHKDFTNTVQGAGDTTSEEDKTQDSLSYVYFEPHILDFKERQLGIPHQETVILFNRDHNKTIHLLSISGNTRHFHSSFFRNKVIPPLRNTTFDVVFLGREEGDIDTHLFIHTADGTVKYQVKGISVSSPYRLRPVVGVKLPLNATFTPLIYMHNPHAEALQVLEVYSSGGEFQLELPSGEAEGSRELWEIPPYQTKPIIRLHFNAYTEKNHTAYIRLKINNTSEVLVVTVEVEVKSGAGLHWGGSSGVINLGMGGSLQPPIQYPIALKNSAKKPIKVMNIISTPVSKALKLHFEQAVIPGDTDIPIAIGALIYDWKTGLELQHFKGKLVIKAIGSGGSSQKLTIPWIAQVLQGGLEVNASITHYCSLQSNQTRNFSVVNKFKLPLAITNVTMSSHVKTVFTIKNFIPRVIKPEQKVNIFSLQLAKDRKTDNVKMESSILIHSNVSVTEVPLLSYDGKVRKIVPEERENDEGTMNFGTVGSGTENEAIFALENQNPINIDLHGWGVNMPGAVLELMGCQRGPADLLDKELRNITVCSHTGNQYIKPGHLAIFKIKVKTPIVEEDTIVGDVFVRTTYERFILPVYMRVAHGRISLKKLIFTDCFPGSICVQQVKVYSTFVKPMQVTQITPMNKDNRIKYIPLEEASMPVITKAGKQWLNTLALPSHTRDSDLNLLNTRYTRFLNSTGGRSWDNVTMRLDTTEVRGHKFYLNIKPHWPSLLTGFGNSKNKVALVFPLTQIGNTSHNTIKIYNPSINPLIIQLVMDWNYPQGTRLYHSLPAKFKFTCVECGSTIAEEFKLEESIADKERFEREWDITIASQSIPLYLKPSESRTIQISYTPFSASLSSALLYIRNNMTILEVLRVMGQGANAQFRFGNRKPGSTTPLLFELADKHLKDCERERFKRNSAPNLTVKRSFMARNTGELPIEVYDFYINGLRCEGYGFKVLNCMPFKLNPNATKKVEIAFTPDFTLSRIERKLLISTSLGSDSDIEDGIVILNLLATLPPHSLEVCTAVLARPSWEYAVQWAAISLSSILLICVLAISFLEADRILRGALASFSRESSVQPPLDLRLLSHMPLHSTQDSISLKEKLINEEKQKIVKREEYPDWALMNVKKYKDKDNIQKGLKIPDWSADEERRFKLDTETKDILSFKRCEESTLDNSNIISNITFGAKKRNNKKQNNVQEVQTDNCVAENVFSDIQGTQEKKYTINTFTKTSPVTNRKGKSNQTINIKTETKLVDHEVQVDTTGLLNNTRNNKLDNKKKQTTVGNSNNGHVSFKKFESNSNQRNIHLSEEETSSTTTESSVQDDSPLCKNFDQSCGKSDKLQRKSNVTKKTKPQSITSVPCVDYRDNYEGDCDDDEYDKERHNNPNRWKTNTRSTMKHHIHATRTVESSFKLPRQNKNPPRKDKASQKRRGIDKGHIKTTTLNGNVNQKEDSIRTLGAISTPLPPPPSCWGENRARFSDVVARNQENISPFSNLNKLHKTQTTHNIPMVFNNDTKDLDYTKQQSNQELISRTKEYRMISKSPSLCIQSVEKEKPLSHDSLKIQNSSQHSNSYFINAFTEPPFERELIPYDDLPETDEPLMELESPEEDTRCQLWEDNNPMLKLLSDSTNGFQLESPKSSEKPPMLTDTLKDNWVTVETNWEPLYTRAAVGEERSGVWGINTGGVWAAGPWGAATPPVVSQLSSLQTETDTQERSGFDPFRSLSTIWTPSSSESWKKKHED, from the exons ATGACTGAGTTAAAAGTACTTTATTGTATCGTCTTGTTAACGTTTTTCGAGTTGACGTCACAAATTCGACCGTCCTTACATGGGCACAATAAtg cctTCGTACAGGATGACAATGATGTTCAATATCTTTTGGACAACATACCAATATCTATGCATAAG gaTTTTACTAATACAGTACAGGGAGCTGG gGATACAACATCAGAGGAAGATAAAACACAAGATTCATTAtcttatgtttattttgaacCACATATTTTGGACTTTAAAGAGAG acaACTTGGTATACCCCATCAAGAAACTGTGATCTTATTTAATAGAGATCATAATAAAACAATCCATCTTTTATCAATATCTGGAAATACACGTCATTTCCattcatcattttttcgaaataaa gTAATTCCACCATTGAGGAACACAACATTTGATGTTGTTTTTCTTGGTCGTGAAGAAGGTGATATTGATACACatctttttatacatacaGCAGATGGAACTGTGAAATATCAA gtAAAAGGAATAAGTGTCAGTAGTCCATATCGACTCAGACCTGTAGTAGGTGTTAAATTACCTTTAAATGCAACATTTACTCCacttatatatatgcacaatCCACATGCAGAAGCTTTACAA gtaTTAGAGGTATATAGTAGTGGTGGAGAATTTCAATTAGAATTGCCATCAGGAGAAGCAGAAGGATCACGTGAACTATGGGAAATCCCACCATATCAAACAAAACCTATCATAAGACTACATTTTAATGCTTACACAGAAAAAAACCATACTGCATATATTAG acttaaaataaataatacatcagAAGTACTTGTTGTAACAGTCGAAGTTGAAGTGAAAAGTGGTGCTGGTCTTCATTGGGGTGGGAGTTCTGGAGTAATCAATTTAGGTATGGGAGGTTCATTACAACCTCCTATTCAATATCCTATTGCTTTGAAAAATTCAGCAAAAAAGCCAATAAAAGTTAtg aatataattaGTACACCAGTTTCTAAAGCATTAAAACTTCATTTCGAGCAAGCGGTAATTCCAGGAGATACTGATATACCAATTGCTATAGGagcattaatttatgatt gGAAGACTGGTTTAGAATTACAAcattttaaaggaaaattagTGATAAAAGCTATAGGTTCGGGTGGTTCTAGTCAAAAATTAACAATCCCATGGATAGCACAAGTTTTACAAGGTGGATTAGAAGTAAACGCATCAATTACGCATTATTGTTCTCTCCAATCTAATCAAACACGAAATTTTAGcgttgttaataaatttaaattaccatTAGCTATTACAAATGTTACAATGTCATCACATGTAAAAACAGTTTTTACA ataaaaaattttattccaagagTAATAAAACCAGAACAAAaagtgaatatattttcattacaacTCGCAAAAGATAGGAAAACTGATAATGTGAAAATGGaatcatcaattttaattcattcaaatGTTTCTGTAACTGAAGTTCCATTATTAAGTTATGAtggaaaagtaagaaaaattgttcctGAAGAACGAGAAAATGATGAGGGTACAATGAATTTTGGTACTGTGGGAAGTGGAACTGAAAACGAAGCTATTTTTGCTTTGGAAAATCAAAATCCAATTAACATAGATTTACATGGATGGGGAGTTAACATGCCTGGTGCAGTATTAGAACTTATGGGCTGTCAAAGAGGTCCAGctgatttattagataaagaaCTTCGTAATATAACTGTATGCAGTCATACAGGCAAT caaTACATAAAACCTGGTCATTtagctatttttaaaattaaagtaaaaactCCGATAGTTGAGGAAGATACAATTGTGGGTGATGTATTCGTTAGGACAACttatgaaagatttattttaccaGTTTATATGCGTGTTGCACATGGAAGAATTTCTctgaaaaaacttatttttacgGATTGTTTtcct gGGTCAATTTGCGTACAGCAAGTTAAGGTATATTCAACATTTGTAAAACCCATGCAAGTAACTCAAATCACACCTATGAATaaagataatagaataaaatatataccttTAGAAGAAGCATCAATGCCTGTTATAACAAAAg CTGGTAAACAGTGGTTGAATACTTTGGCCCTTCCTTCACATACAAGAGATTCtgacttaaatttattaaatactagATACACACGTTTTCTTAATTCTACAGGCGGTCGTTCTTGGGATAATGTTACGATGCGCTTAGATACAACAGAAGTTCGTGGgcacaaattttatttgaatataaaaccACATTGGCCCAGTTTATTGACTGGTTTTggtaatagtaaaaataaagtcGCTTTAGTATTTCCTTTGACACAAATTGGAAATACATctcataatacaattaaaatatataatccaaGCATCAAtcctttaataatacaattagttATGGATTGGAATTATCCACAAGGAACAAGACTTTATCATTCATTACCTGCTAA GTTTAAATTTACATGTGTAGAATGTGGATCTACAATTGCAGAAGAATTCAAACTAGAAGAAAGTATAGCAGATAAAGAAAGATTTGAAAGAGAATGGGATATTACAATAGCATCACAATCAattcctttatatttaaaacctTCTGAATCAAGAACtattcaaatatcatataCACCTTTCTCAGCATCTTTATCATCtgcacttttatatattag aaataatATGACTATTTTGGAAGTATTACGTGTTATGGGACAAGGAGCAAATGCACAATTTAGATTTGGAAATCGAAAACCAGGTTCTACTACACCTTTATTATTTGAACTTGCGGATAAACATCTTAAAGATTGTGAAC gAGAAcgatttaaacgaaattcGGCTCCAAATCTGACAGTTAAGAGATCTTTTATGGCAAGAAATACAGGAGAACTTCCTATAGAAGtttacgatttttatattaacggCTTACGTTGCGAAGGATATGGTTTCAAGGTATTGAATTGCATGCCATTTAAATTGAATCCAAATGCCACGAAAAAAGTGGAAATAGCATTTACGCCAGATTTCACTTTGTCACGTATCGAAAGAAAACTTTTGATATCTACAAGTTTAGGCTCTGATAGTGATATCGAAGATGGCATAGTAATACTTAATTTACTCGCTACACTTCCTCCACATTCTTTGGAAGTTTGCACAGCTGTACTTGCGAGACCCTCATGGGAATATGCAGTGCAATGGGCAGCTATAAGTCTTTCatcaatattgttaatatgtGTTCTCgcaatttcatttcttgaaGCGGATCGAATATTACGGGGAGCTTTAGCTAGCTTTTCAAGAGAAAGTTCAGTTCAACCACCGCTAGATTTAAGACTATTATCACACATGCCTTTACATTCAACGCAAGATtcgatttctttaaaagagaaattaataaatgaagaaaaacaaaaaatagtgAAAAGAGAGGAATATCCAGATTGGGCATTgatgaatgtaaaaaaatataaggataaagataatatacaaaaaggattaaaaattcctGATTGGTCTGCAGATGAGGAACGCAGATTTAAATTGGATACCGAGACGAAAGATATATTGTCCTTTAAACGATGCGAAGAATCGACATTAGATAATAGCAACATTATAAGCAATATTACATTTGGTgccaagaaaagaaataataaaaagcaaaataatGTACAAGAGGTTCAAACAGATAATTGTGTTGCAGAAAATGTGTTTTCAGATATTCAAGGaactcaagaaaaaaaatatactataaatacatttacgaAGACAAGTCCTGTAACGAATAGGAAAGGAAAGTCTaatcaaacaataaatattaaaacagaaACTAAGCTGGTCGATCATGAAGTTCAAGTTGATACTACAGGACTTCTTAATAAtactcgaaataataaattagataataaaaaaaaacaaactacTGTTGGAAATAGCAATAATGGTCAtgtatctttcaaaaaattcgagTCAAATAGTAATCAAAGGAACATTCATCTTTCTGAAGAAGAAACATCATCTACAACAACGGAAAGTTCTGTTCAAGATGATTCTCCCCTATGTAAG aattttgatcaatcTTGTGGAAAATCTGataaattacaaagaaaaagtaatgtaACTAAAAAGACTAAGCCCCAATCAATTACTTCTGTGCCATGTGTAGATTATAGAGATAATTATGAAGGTGATTGTGATGATGATGAATATGATAAAGAAAGACATAATAATCCAAATAGATGGAAAACAAATACAAGATCTACTATGAAACATCATATTCATGCAACACGTACGGTTGAGTCATCTTTCAAATTACCTcggcaaaataaaaatcctcCTAGAAAAGATAAAGCATCTCAAAAACGTCGGGGCATTGATAAAGgacatataaaaa caaCAACATTAAATGGAAATGTTAATCAAAAAGAAGATTCAATACGTACGCTAGGAGCAATTTCTACTCCAttgccaccaccaccatcatgTTGGGGTGAAAATCGAGCTAGATTTAGCGATGTCGTAGCAcgaaatcaagaaaatatttcgccgttttcgaatttaaataagttaCATAAAACTCAAACCACGCATAATATACCAATGGTCTTCAATAATGATACCAAAGATTTAGATTATACGAAACAGCAATCGAATCAAGAATTAATATCGAGAACGAAAGAATACAGAATGATATCAAAATCTCCATCTCTTTGTATTCAAtctgttgaaaaagaaaagccaCTCAGTCATGATTCATTGAAGATACAAAATAGTTCGCAACATTCAAATAGTTATTTCATAAATGCCTTCACGGAACCACCG TTCGAACGAGAATTGATTCCATATGATGATCTTCCAGAAACTGATGAACCATTAATGGAATTAGAAAGTCCAGAAGAAGATACACGATGTCAGTTATGGGAAGACAATAATCCTAtgcttaaattattatctgatAGTACAAATGGATTTCAATTGGAATCGCCAAAATCTTCAGAAAAACCTCCAATGCTAACAGATACATTAAaag ataattggGTAACAGTTGAAACAAATTGGGAACCCTTATATACTAGAGCAGCAgtaggagaagaaagaagcggTGTTTGGGGAATAAATACAGGGGGTGTATGGGCTGCTGGTCCATGGGGTGCAGCTACGCCACCTGTAGTTTCACAATTATCTTCATTACAAACAGAAACGGATAcacaa gaaAGATCAGGTTTTGATCCATTTCGTTCACTCAGTACAATATGGACGCCATCATCTTCAGAgtcttggaaaaaaaaacatgaagaCTAA